A single region of the Raphanus sativus cultivar WK10039 chromosome 1, ASM80110v3, whole genome shotgun sequence genome encodes:
- the LOC108814048 gene encoding probable LRR receptor-like serine/threonine-protein kinase At1g07650, with translation MSSRKYIQNLTSFFFPFCRQLHGSGLDGPVPSSISTLTSLTDLRISDLGGKPSPFPPLNNLASIKTLILRKCNLNGPIPKYIGQLKKLKTLDLSFNLLTGEIPSTFENMKKADFIYLTGNKLTGAIPSYFVNKNKNVDVSYNNFTDASSITGSKCSDVTSNWVESFSMGNKSRKESSCYLHHIPCRLPKRDHKYKLYINCGGSEVKVDKGTTYEADQNSKGPSMFFAVNHWAYSSTGNFMDNDDDADDYIVQNTSRLSVNASSSLTSGLYRTARVSPSSLTYYGLCLGNGNYTLHLHFAEIIFTDDKTLYSLGKRLFDIYVQDKLVIKNFNIQEAAGGSGKPVIKSFLVNVTENNVKIGLRWAGKGTTGIPIRGVYGPMISAISVEPNFKPPVYHDKKEIMLKAGIPVAAALLLLLIFGIFLKKRSDKNAIDKELRNLDLQTGSFTLRQIKAATDNFDATLKIGEGGFGSVYKGVLSEGKLIAVKQLSAKSRQGNREFVNEVGMISALQHPNLVKLYGCCVEGNQLILVYEYLENNCLSRALFGKEVSARLKLDWSTRKKICLGIAKGLTFLHEESRIKIVHRDIKASNVLLDKDLNAKISDFGLAKLNDDGNTHISTRIAGTVGYMAPEYAMRGYLTEKADVYSFGVVALEIVSGKSNTNFRPSEDFVYLLDWAYVLQEKGCLLEMVDPTLASDYSEEEAMLMLNVALMCTNASPTLRPTMSQVVSLLEGKTEMQELLSDPSFSTVNPKLKALRNHFWQNEFSRTLSFSTTSGPNTASVKSQLDAEEKTGLLD, from the exons ATGTCCTCAAGAAAATACATACAAAACctaacaagttttttttttcctttttgcagGCAGTTGCATGGTTCAGGTTTGGATGGTCCAGTACCCTCTAGTATCTCAACCTTAACCAGCTTAACCGATCT GAGGATTAGTGATTTAGGAGGCAAACCGTCTCCTTTCCCTCCATTGAATAACTTGGCCTCTATCAAGACACT GATATTGAGAAAATGCAATTTAAATGGCCCAATTCCAAAGTATATCGGGCAGCTGAAGAAGCTTAAAACACT TGACCTCAGCTTCAATCTACTAACCGGTGAGATTCCCTCAACGTTTGAAAATATGAAGAAAGCAGATTTCAT TTATTTGACAGGAAACAAGCTGACAGGAGCTATTCCAAGCTACTTcgttaataaaaacaaaaacgt TGATGTTTCTTACAACAACTTTACCGATGCAAGTTCAATTACCGGGAGTAAATGCAGCGATGTTACCTC GAATTGGGTGGAAAGCTTCTCCATGGGGAATAAATC ACGCAAGGAATCATCCTGTTACCTTCACCACATCCCTTGTCGTCTTCCTAAGAGAGATC ATAAGTATAAGTTATACATAAACTGTGGAGGAAGTGAAGTTAAAGTGGACAAAGGAACGACATACGAAGCTGACCAAAACTCCAAAGGTCCTTCAATGTTCTTCGCTGTCAATCACTGGGCGTATAGCAGCACCGGGAACTTCATGGACAACGATGATGATGCTGATGATTACATCGTACAGAACACATCCAGATTATCAGTTAACGCTTCTTCCTCTCTCACCTCCGGGCTTTACAGGACGGCTCGAGTTTCTCCTTCCTCGTTAACTTACTATGGACTATGCCTTGGAAACGGTAACTACACTCTCCACCTCCACTTCGCTGAGATCATCTTTACCGATGACAAGACACTTTACAGCCTCGGCAAACGCTTGTTCGATATCTATGTTCAG GATAAGTTAGTGATTAAGAACTTCAATATCCAAGAAGCAGCTGGTGGATCCGGTAAGCCGGTCATAAAATCGTTCCTGGTGAATGTGACAGAGAACAATGTGAAGATTGGGTTGAGGTGGGCTGGGAAAGGGACAACAGGCATTCCCATTAGAGGAGTTTATGGTCCTATGATATCAGCTATATCAGTGGAAccaa ATTTCAAACCTCCGGTGTATCATGACAAGAAAGAGATCATGCTAAAAGCAGGGATACCTGTTGCAGCAGCACTTCTTTTATTGCTCATATTTGGTATATTCTTGAAGAAAAGAAGTGACAAAAATGCTATTGACAAAG AGCTAAGGAATTTAGATCTACAAACTGGAAGTTTCACTCTACGGCAGATAAAAGCCGCCACTGATAATTTTGATGCAACCTTGAAGATCGGTGAAGGTGGATTTGGCTCTGTTTACAAG GGTGTATTGTCTGAAGGAAAACTGATTGCAGTCAAACAATTATCTGCAAAATCAAGGCAGGGAAACCGCGAGTTTGTGAACGAAGTAGGAATGATCTCAGCTCTACAACATCCGAATCTTGTGAAGCTATACGGTTGTTGTGTTGAAGGAAACCAGTTGATATTGGTGTATGAGTATTTGGAGAACAACTGTCTATCACGTGCTCTCTTTG gaaaGGAAGTGAGTGCTAGACTGAAACTAGACTGGTCAACGAGGAAGAAGATTTGTTTGGGGATAGCTAAAGGACTTACGTTTCTCCACGAAGAGTCTAGGATAAAGATTGTACACAGAGATATTAAGGCGAGCAACGTGTTGCTCGATAAAGATCTCAACGCCAAGATCTCTGATTTTGGTTTGGCAAAGCTGAACGATGATGGAAACACTCACATCAGCACTCGTATTGCAGGAACTGT AGGTTATATGGCTCCAGAATACGCCATGCGTGGCTACTTGACTGAGAAAGCAGATGTTTATAGCTTTGGCGTCGTTGCACTCGAGATCGTAAGTGGAAAGAGTAACACAAACTTTAGGCCAAGCGAGGACTTCGTTTACCTTCTTGATTGG GCATACGTTTTGCAAGAGAAGGGATGCTTGCTAGAGATGGTTGATCCGACGTTAGCCTCCGATTActcagaagaagaagccatgctGATGTTGAACGTGGCGTTGATGTGCACCAACGCGTCACCGACGCTAAGGCCTACGATGTCCCAAGTGGTGAGTCTGTTGGAGGGAAAGACAGAGATGCAAGAGTTGCTGTCGGATCCTAGCTTCTCGACGGTTAACCCGAAGCTCAAAGCATTGAGGAACCATTTTTGGCAGAACGAGTTTAGCAGAACGCTTAGCTTCTCTACTACAAGCGGGCCTAATACTGCCTCTGTCAAGTCACAACTTGATGCTGAGGAAAAGACTGGACTTTTGGATTAA
- the LOC130495623 gene encoding exocyst complex component EXO70H1-like — translation MVLLKPSAFSKSPKLPPPQQGGFSESLISDTVEATDAFVRQWVSPHIYDPSSTSCSLSSLFSAENRGEGRRFLDVLAKLQYAIQSAGLVNPDSAKLAQARDLMRTAMKYLEKEFYRVLKSNRRFLDSESITSCSFDEKVDADAIEDLKMIANCMISSGYEKDCVKIYKKLRRKIIVEALSHLGFEKLTSAQMQKLEWEILEKKIKGWVRLATVAFTTLFNGERILCDRIFSSSSSSSVSLAESTFVEITLQSALKLFVFPITVARCRKTAEKIFPTLDVYQTILHVVPKIDQIFSYDSTASVRSQAAESLEKLGVSVNAMMVEFQSSITKESSKWPIACGGVHQLTRYVMNFIVFLGDYSDSLTAIIKDKESLLPLPEDYYNSNSSSNEENPENAGSPMAARLAWLILVLLCKIDAKSRLYSDAALSYLFLANNLHYVLIKVRTSNLKVVLGDDWVANHEVKVTQYLEKYEKMAWGDISYNSFSLD, via the exons ATGGTGCTCTTGAAACCTTCTGCCTTTTCAAAATCACCTAAGCTCCCTCCTCCACAGCAAGGCGGCTTCTCCGAGTCTCTGATCAGTGATACCGTCGAGGCAACCGATGCTTTCGTACGCCAATGGGTTTCCCCACACATCTACGATCCTTCTTCCACTTCCTGCAGCCTCTCTTCACTTTTCTCCGCGGAAAACCGCGGAGAAGGAAGACGCTTCCTCGACGTCCTAGCCAAGTTACAATACGCTATTCAGAGCGCCGGTCTGGTGAATCCGGACTCCGCCAAGCTTGCTCAAGCGCGTGATCTGATGCGGACGGCTATGAAGTATTTGGAGAAGGAGTTTTACCGGGTTTTGAAATCTAACCGCCGGTTTTTGGATTCGGAATCCATCACTAGCTGCTCTTTTGACGAGAAAGTAGATGCTGACGCTATCGAGGATTTGAAGATGATAGCTAATTGCATGATCTCCTCCGGTTATGAGAAGGATTGCGTtaagatatataagaaactcaGAAGAAAGATCATCGTCGAGGCCTTGTCTCACCTAGGGTTCGAGAAACTAACCTCGGCGCAGATGCAGAAACTAGAATGGGAGATTCTAGAGAAGAAGATCAAAGGTTGGGTGAGGCTTGCGACAGTCGCATTCACCACGCTGTTTAACGGAGAACGAATCCTCTGCGATCGGatcttctcttcctcctcttcatcCTCAGTATCCTTAGCCGAGTCAACCTTCGTCGAGATTACCCTACAGAGCGCGTTGAAGCTCTTCGTCTTCCCGATAACCGTCGCGAGATGCAGGAAAACCGCGGAGAAGATCTTCCCCACGCTCGACGTTTACCAGACGATCTTGCACGTCGTTCCCAAAATCGACCAGATCTTCAGCTACGATTCAACCGCCTCCGTGCGATCGCAGGCGGCTGAATCTTTAGAAAAGCTAGGCGTATCGGTGAACGCGATGATGGTCGAGTTCCAATCGTCGATCACGAAAGAGTCATCGAAATGGCCGATCGCATGTGGCGGAGTCCATCAGCTCACGAGGTACGTCATGAACTTCATAGTCTTTCTCGGGGATTACAGCGACTCGCTCACCGCCATTATCAAGGACAAGGAGTCCTTGTTGCCGTTACCGGAGGATTACTATAACAGTAACAGCAGCAGCAACGAAGAGAATCCAGAGAACGCTGGCTCTCCGATGGCTGCGAGGCTAGCGTGGCTGATACTCGTCCTGCTCTGCAAAATCGACGCGAAATCTCGTCTCTACAGCGACGCGGCGCTCTCGTATCTCTTCCTCGCCAACAACCTCCATTACGTGCTCATCAAGGTACGCACATCGAACCTCAAGGTCGTTCTGGGAGACGACTGGGTGGCCAATCACGAGGTTAAGGTGACTCAGTACCTAGAGAAGTACGAGAAAATGGCGTGGGGAGAT ATTAGTTACAATTCATTTTCgcttgattaa
- the LOC108857605 gene encoding dirigent protein 25, which translates to MTGCKILFLLVLALVITFVSAARLLDEEEDLGLVPMPTTSPGPLPTAGSGPLTTLTGPGPLPTTGSSSLPVASSGPFPTTGPGSLPTTGSAPFPVATSGPLPAAGSGPFPAATATGVGSTTSGSVPDHTLVFFMHDILGGSNPTARAVTGVVANPALSGQLPFAKPNGANLPVNNGFPSNNNNNGILNNNNVPLLVGLGGTTSSILQNNGDNLLNGLPVANGGQLPSGSSLQMLMFGTMTVMDNELTEGHELGSGLLGKAQGFYVASAVDGTSQTMAFTAMFESGGYEDSISFFGVHRTAASESHLGVMGGTGKYVNARGYAIVKTFTGGTGNTQQPHQFTDGLETVLECTVYLSY; encoded by the coding sequence ATGACAGGCTGCAAGATACTCTTCCTCCTGGTTTTAGCTCTTGTCATTACTTTTGTCTCGGCTGCTCGTCttcttgatgaagaagaagatcttGGGTTAGTCCCTATGCCTACCACAAGTCCTGGTCCATTGCCAACTGCTGGTTCAGGTCCTTTGACTACATTAACTGGCCCCGGACCTCTACCAACCACTGGTTCTAGTTCTTTACCTGTTGCTAGTTCAGGTCCCTTTCCTACTACTGGCCCTGGCTCTCTACCAACCACCGGTTCTGCTCCTTTTCCGGTTGCTACTTCTGGTCCTTTGCCTGCTGCTGGTTCAGGGCCTTTCCCTGCTGCTACAGCCACCGGTGTAGGGTCAACGACCAGTGGTTCAGTTCCAGACCACACCCTGGTTTTCTTTATGCATGACATACTCGGTGGCTCAAATCCGACAGCCAGAGCTGTGACTGGAGTCGTTGCAAACCCAGCTCTCAGTGGCCAACTTCCATTTGCCAAGCCCAACGGCGCAAACCTCCCTGTCAACAACGGCTTTCCATCCAACAATAACAACAACGGAatcctcaacaacaacaacgtcCCACTCCTCGTCGGGCTGGGCGGAACTACTTCCAGCATTCTACAGAACAACGGAGACAACCTCTTGAACGGTCTCCCCGTGGCCAATGGTGGTCAGCTCCCGTCGGGTTCGTCTCTCCAAATGCTCATGTTTGGAACAATGACGGTGATGGACAACGAGCTAACCGAAGGGCATGAACTAGGGTCAGGTCTGCTTGGCAAAGCCCAGGGCTTCTATGTAGCCAGCGCAGTTGATGGAACCAGCCAGACAATGGCTTTCACGGCTATGTTCGAGAGTGGTGGTTATGAAGATAGCATAAGTTTCTTCGGTGTACACAGAACAGCTGCATCGGAATCTCATCTTGGGGTTATGGGTGGTACGGGGAAGTATGTGAATGCGAGAGGCTACGCCATCGTCAAGACATTTACAGGTGGCACCGGAAATACACAGCAGCCACACCAGTTCACAGATGGGCTTGAGACTGTTCTTGAATGCACCGTTTATCTTTCTTactag